Proteins co-encoded in one Ponticoccus alexandrii genomic window:
- the phnL gene encoding phosphonate C-P lyase system protein PhnL, translating into MIEVRDVSKQFVLHNQGGVVIRVMQGASFTVQPGECVALTGASGAGKSTLMRMLYGNYRAASGSIRIGDVDLVQAEPREIIALRREVLGYVSQFLRVVPRVPTLQVVADPLRALGVAGQEAEAQARSLLARLNIPERLWDLSPTTFSGGEQQRVNIARGFAHPYPALLLDEPTASLDATNRAVVLDLIEAAKARGAAVVGIFHDAEARHRVCDREIDVTGFTPARAA; encoded by the coding sequence ATGATCGAAGTCAGGGACGTGTCGAAGCAGTTCGTGCTGCACAATCAGGGCGGCGTGGTGATCCGGGTGATGCAGGGGGCGTCGTTTACGGTGCAGCCCGGCGAATGCGTGGCGCTGACCGGGGCTTCGGGGGCCGGGAAGTCGACGCTGATGCGCATGCTTTACGGCAACTACCGGGCGGCCTCGGGGTCGATCCGGATCGGGGATGTCGACCTGGTCCAGGCCGAGCCGCGCGAGATCATCGCGCTGCGCCGCGAGGTGCTGGGCTACGTCAGCCAGTTCCTGCGCGTCGTGCCACGTGTGCCGACGCTGCAGGTGGTGGCGGACCCCTTACGGGCGCTGGGAGTGGCCGGGCAGGAGGCCGAGGCACAGGCCCGCAGCCTGCTGGCCCGCCTGAACATCCCCGAGCGGCTTTGGGACCTGTCGCCCACGACCTTTTCCGGGGGCGAACAGCAGCGGGTCAATATTGCGCGCGGCTTTGCCCATCCCTACCCGGCGCTCTTGCTGGACGAGCCGACCGCGAGTCTGGACGCCACCAACCGCGCCGTGGTGCTGGACCTGATCGAGGCGGCCAAGGCGCGCGGCGCGGCGGTCGTCGGCATCTTCCACGACGCCGAGGCCCGGCACCGGGTCTGCGACCGCGAGATCGACGTGACCGGGTTCACCCCGGCGCGGGCGGCGTGA
- the phnH gene encoding phosphonate C-P lyase system protein PhnH: MQADTLGGGFAAPAHDAARVFRATMEAMARPGTIHAVTGARPPAPLSAAAGAALLTLCDGDTPLYLAGEADTPETRAWIAFHCGAPLTGPAQCAFAIGPWQALLPLQAYPIGSADYPDRSATLIVECSDLRAEGARLTGPGIREAAFLSLPDVPALQANAARAPLGLDFLLTCGDRLAALPRSTRIGEA, encoded by the coding sequence ATGCAGGCAGACACCCTTGGCGGCGGCTTTGCCGCCCCCGCCCACGACGCCGCCCGCGTCTTTCGCGCCACGATGGAGGCCATGGCCCGCCCCGGAACGATCCACGCGGTCACCGGGGCCCGCCCCCCGGCGCCGCTCTCGGCCGCCGCAGGCGCGGCGCTGCTGACGCTTTGTGACGGCGACACGCCGCTCTACCTGGCCGGAGAGGCGGACACGCCGGAAACCCGCGCCTGGATCGCCTTCCACTGCGGGGCGCCGCTGACCGGCCCGGCACAATGTGCCTTTGCCATCGGCCCGTGGCAGGCGCTGCTGCCGCTGCAGGCCTACCCCATCGGCAGCGCCGACTACCCCGACCGCTCGGCCACGCTGATCGTCGAATGCAGCGACCTGCGCGCCGAGGGCGCCCGCCTCACCGGCCCGGGCATCCGCGAGGCCGCCTTCCTGTCGCTGCCCGACGTTCCGGCCCTGCAGGCCAACGCCGCCCGCGCCCCGCTGGGGCTGGACTTCCTGCTGACCTGCGGCGACCGCCTTGCGGCCCTGCCCCGCAGCACCCGGATTGGAGAAGCCTGA
- the phnN gene encoding phosphonate metabolism protein/1,5-bisphosphokinase (PRPP-forming) PhnN: MGKGRLIAVVGPSGVGKDSVMEALCAACPGLLRVRRVITRAPGAGGEDCEAVSVEAFEARRAAGAFCLHWEAHGLHYGIPQDTLTQVQAGQDRLANLSRGVLPEAQALFPRLTVLHLTARPETLAARLSARNRETPEEIARRLARAPFALPEGVPVVTVSNDGPLPATVARALQALQPVRG; the protein is encoded by the coding sequence ATGGGCAAGGGGCGGCTGATCGCCGTGGTCGGGCCGTCGGGCGTCGGCAAGGACAGCGTGATGGAGGCGCTTTGCGCCGCCTGTCCCGGGCTGCTACGGGTCCGGCGGGTGATCACCCGCGCGCCCGGGGCGGGTGGCGAGGATTGCGAGGCCGTCTCGGTCGAGGCCTTCGAAGCGCGCCGCGCCGCCGGGGCCTTCTGCCTGCACTGGGAGGCGCATGGGCTGCACTACGGCATCCCGCAGGACACCCTCACGCAGGTGCAGGCCGGACAGGACCGGCTGGCCAACCTGTCCCGCGGCGTGTTGCCGGAGGCGCAGGCGCTCTTTCCGCGTCTGACCGTGCTGCATCTGACGGCGCGGCCAGAGACGCTGGCGGCGCGGTTGTCGGCCCGCAACCGCGAGACCCCTGAAGAGATCGCCCGGCGCCTGGCGCGCGCGCCCTTCGCCCTGCCCGAGGGGGTGCCAGTGGTCACCGTATCGAACGACGGCCCCCTGCCCGCGACCGTGGCCCGGGCCCTTCAGGCGCTGCAGCCGGTGAGGGGGTAG
- a CDS encoding HAD family hydrolase, whose amino-acid sequence MTPTQVVFDIGNVLVDWQPHLAWAQDMDRAAIDAFMQRIDFGALNLRADRGARFEDLADSLDDPADRARLKQYVPRYALTVPDRVPGTWDLVDRLIARNVPMHAITNWSLETWPEGLKVHPRLGEIFGTLVVSGAVGLIKPDPAIYRLFCARAGVAPEACVFVDDKRDNCEAARGIGMDAIHFTGADALQAGLTDRGLL is encoded by the coding sequence ATGACCCCGACACAGGTCGTGTTCGACATCGGCAACGTTCTGGTGGACTGGCAGCCGCATCTGGCCTGGGCACAGGACATGGACCGCGCCGCCATTGACGCCTTCATGCAGCGCATCGACTTCGGCGCGCTCAACCTGCGGGCCGACCGGGGCGCGCGCTTCGAGGATCTGGCCGACTCGCTGGACGATCCCGCGGACCGGGCGCGGCTGAAGCAATACGTGCCGCGCTACGCCCTGACCGTGCCCGACCGGGTGCCCGGCACATGGGATCTGGTCGACCGGCTGATCGCCCGCAACGTGCCCATGCACGCCATCACCAACTGGTCGCTGGAGACATGGCCCGAAGGGCTGAAGGTCCACCCGCGGCTGGGCGAGATCTTCGGCACGCTGGTGGTGTCGGGCGCGGTCGGGCTGATCAAGCCGGACCCGGCCATCTACCGCCTGTTCTGCGCGCGCGCGGGCGTCGCGCCAGAGGCCTGCGTCTTCGTCGACGACAAGCGCGACAACTGCGAGGCCGCGCGCGGCATCGGCATGGATGCCATTCACTTTACCGGGGCCGACGCCCTTCAAGCCGGACTGACGGACAGGGGGTTGCTGTGA
- the phnK gene encoding phosphonate C-P lyase system protein PhnK, which translates to MTPLLKVESVEKRYGAHIGCTEVSFDLYPGEVMGIVGESGSGKSTLLGCLAGHLAPDRGRVIFDTRAEGPRDVLAMPEAERRMLGRTDWAFVHQHARDGLRMGVSAGGNVGERLMAVGARHYGEIRETALDWLDRVEIAPGRIDDRPSTFSGGMQQRLQIARNLVTGPRLVFMDEPTGGLDVSVQARLLDLLRGLVRDMGLSAVIVTHDLAVVRLLADRLMVMKSGRVVEQGLTDQVLDDPQHGYTQLLVSSVLQV; encoded by the coding sequence ATGACACCCCTGCTGAAGGTCGAAAGCGTCGAGAAGCGCTATGGCGCCCATATCGGCTGTACGGAAGTGTCCTTCGACCTATACCCCGGTGAGGTCATGGGCATCGTCGGCGAAAGCGGCTCGGGCAAGTCGACGCTGCTGGGCTGCCTGGCCGGGCATCTGGCGCCGGACCGGGGCCGCGTGATTTTCGACACCCGCGCCGAGGGACCGCGCGACGTGCTGGCGATGCCAGAGGCAGAGCGGCGGATGCTGGGGCGCACCGACTGGGCCTTTGTGCACCAGCATGCGCGCGACGGCCTGCGCATGGGCGTCAGTGCCGGCGGCAACGTGGGCGAGCGCCTGATGGCCGTGGGCGCCCGCCATTACGGCGAGATCCGCGAGACGGCGCTGGACTGGCTGGACCGGGTGGAGATCGCGCCCGGGCGCATCGACGACCGGCCCTCGACCTTTTCCGGCGGCATGCAGCAACGGCTGCAGATCGCGCGCAATCTGGTGACCGGCCCGCGGCTGGTCTTCATGGACGAACCCACCGGCGGGCTGGATGTCTCGGTTCAGGCGCGCCTGCTGGACCTGCTGCGCGGGCTGGTGCGCGACATGGGGCTTTCGGCGGTGATCGTGACCCACGACCTTGCCGTGGTGCGCCTGCTGGCGGACCGGCTGATGGTGATGAAATCGGGCCGCGTGGTGGAACAGGGGCTGACCGACCAGGTGCTGGACGATCCGCAGCACGGCTATACGCAGCTGCTGGTTTCCAGCGTCCTGCAGGTCTGA
- the phnG gene encoding phosphonate C-P lyase system protein PhnG — MIRTEDQTADRRAWMGLLAKAPAGRVAALLDGLGTRPAFAWLRAPEVGSVMLRGRIGGSGAPFNAGEMTVTRCALRLGDGTAGHAWIQGRRKADAEAAALVDAMMMTEQAEPTRAAVLAPLETEAEARRSARAEKAAATRVDFFTLQRGED, encoded by the coding sequence ATGATCCGGACCGAAGACCAGACCGCAGACCGCCGCGCTTGGATGGGCCTGCTTGCCAAGGCGCCCGCTGGCCGGGTGGCCGCCCTGCTGGACGGACTTGGCACGCGGCCCGCCTTTGCCTGGCTGCGCGCGCCGGAGGTGGGCAGCGTCATGCTGCGTGGCCGGATCGGCGGCAGCGGCGCGCCGTTCAATGCCGGCGAGATGACCGTGACCCGCTGCGCGCTGCGGCTGGGGGATGGCACGGCGGGTCACGCCTGGATACAGGGGCGCCGCAAGGCCGATGCCGAGGCCGCCGCGCTGGTCGACGCCATGATGATGACGGAACAGGCCGAACCCACCCGCGCCGCAGTGCTGGCCCCGCTGGAAACCGAAGCCGAGGCCCGCCGCAGCGCGCGCGCCGAGAAGGCCGCGGCCACGCGGGTCGATTTCTTCACCCTCCAGCGCGGAGAAGACTGA
- a CDS encoding carbon-phosphorus lyase complex subunit PhnI, giving the protein MYVAVKGGERAIENAHAWLAEERRGDREVPELSVAQIREQMTLAVNRVMAEGSLYDPDLAALAIKQARGDLIEAIFLIRAYRTTLPRFGTTAPVDTGGMACDRRISATFKDLPGGQVLGPTFDYTHRLLDFALAAEGEPPLAPAGGDGDMTPKPHVMGFLDREGLIEDAPHDDTPPPDLTREPLELPAARALRLQALTRADEGFTLGMAYSTQRGYGRNHAFVAELRIGTVPVEVEIPELGFAVEIGEVVLTECETVNQFTGSKTEPPQFTRGYGLVFGQTERKAISMALVDRALRWEELGEDDSGAPSQDAEFVLPHGDNVQATGFLEHIKLPHYVDFQAELELVRRLRAEASAAQRDTRQEAAE; this is encoded by the coding sequence ATGTATGTCGCCGTCAAAGGAGGCGAACGTGCCATCGAGAACGCCCATGCCTGGCTGGCCGAGGAACGCCGGGGCGACAGGGAGGTGCCCGAGCTAAGCGTCGCGCAGATCCGCGAACAGATGACGCTCGCGGTCAACCGGGTCATGGCCGAGGGCTCGCTCTACGATCCCGATCTCGCCGCTCTGGCGATCAAGCAGGCGCGCGGCGACCTGATCGAGGCGATCTTCCTGATACGCGCCTATCGCACCACCCTGCCGCGCTTTGGCACCACCGCCCCGGTCGACACCGGCGGCATGGCCTGCGACCGGCGCATCTCGGCCACATTCAAGGACCTGCCGGGCGGGCAGGTTCTGGGGCCGACCTTCGATTACACGCACCGCCTGCTGGACTTCGCCCTCGCCGCCGAGGGCGAGCCGCCACTGGCCCCGGCGGGCGGCGACGGGGACATGACCCCGAAGCCGCATGTCATGGGATTCCTCGACCGCGAGGGGCTGATCGAGGACGCCCCGCACGACGATACCCCGCCGCCCGACCTGACCCGCGAACCGCTGGAACTGCCCGCCGCGCGCGCCCTGCGCCTGCAGGCGCTGACCCGGGCCGACGAGGGCTTTACCCTTGGCATGGCCTATTCCACCCAGCGCGGCTACGGTCGCAACCACGCCTTTGTCGCGGAACTGCGCATCGGCACCGTGCCGGTCGAGGTCGAGATCCCCGAGCTCGGCTTCGCGGTCGAGATCGGAGAGGTCGTGCTGACCGAATGCGAGACCGTCAACCAGTTCACCGGCTCGAAGACCGAACCGCCGCAATTCACCCGGGGCTACGGCCTTGTCTTCGGCCAGACCGAACGCAAGGCGATCTCGATGGCACTGGTCGACCGCGCGCTGCGCTGGGAAGAACTGGGCGAGGACGACAGCGGCGCCCCGTCGCAGGACGCGGAATTCGTGCTGCCGCATGGCGACAACGTGCAGGCGACGGGCTTTCTGGAACACATCAAGCTGCCGCATTACGTCGACTTCCAGGCGGAACTGGAGCTGGTGCGCAGGCTGCGCGCCGAGGCCAGCGCAGCGCAGCGCGACACCCGGCAGGAGGCAGCAGAATGA
- a CDS encoding alpha-D-ribose 1-methylphosphonate 5-phosphate C-P-lyase PhnJ — protein MIRRAILKALAVPGYQVPFASREMPMPYGWGTGGVQVTAAVLRPEDVLKVIDQGADDTTNAVSIRSFFRRTTGVAVSTRTAEASVIQTRHRIPEAPLTEGQILVYQVPIPEPLRFLEPRETETRRMHALEEYGLMHVKLYEDIARHGHIATSYAYPVRVEGRYVMDPSPIPRFDNPKLSDCPAIQLFGAGREQRIYALPPYTRVESLDFEDHPFEASKPDRPCGRCGAGDSYLDEVIVDDAGGRLFLCSDTDYCESRREAGHRGTEAA, from the coding sequence ATGATCCGCCGCGCGATCCTCAAGGCGCTGGCGGTGCCGGGCTACCAGGTACCCTTTGCCAGCCGCGAGATGCCCATGCCCTACGGCTGGGGCACCGGCGGGGTGCAGGTCACCGCCGCCGTGCTGCGGCCCGAGGACGTGCTGAAGGTGATCGACCAGGGCGCCGACGACACGACCAACGCGGTCTCGATCCGCAGCTTTTTCCGGCGCACGACCGGGGTGGCGGTCAGCACGCGGACCGCCGAGGCCTCGGTGATCCAGACCCGCCACCGCATCCCCGAGGCACCGCTGACCGAGGGGCAGATCCTGGTCTACCAGGTGCCGATCCCCGAGCCGCTGCGCTTTCTCGAACCGCGCGAGACCGAAACCCGGCGCATGCACGCGCTGGAGGAATACGGGCTGATGCATGTGAAGCTGTACGAGGACATCGCGCGGCATGGGCATATCGCCACCTCCTACGCCTACCCCGTACGGGTCGAGGGGCGCTATGTCATGGACCCCTCGCCGATCCCGCGCTTCGACAACCCCAAGCTGTCGGACTGTCCGGCGATCCAGCTGTTCGGCGCCGGGCGCGAGCAGCGCATCTACGCCCTGCCGCCCTATACCCGGGTCGAAAGCCTCGATTTCGAGGACCACCCCTTCGAAGCCTCGAAACCCGACCGGCCCTGCGGGCGCTGCGGGGCCGGGGACAGCTATCTCGACGAGGTCATCGTGGATGACGCGGGCGGGCGGCTGTTCCTGTGCTCGGACACCGATTATTGCGAAAGCCGCCGCGAGGCCGGCCACCGCGGGACGGAGGCGGCATGA